In the Streptomyces sp. 840.1 genome, one interval contains:
- a CDS encoding SRPBCC family protein codes for MAEVSAEARIEAPAGKVWAQLTDFSTYGEWNATHTSFPKGGPATLELAGTYEENMKLMGFPAEVTWTIAELDEGRLLTTTGKGPMGVNLKMRYALTPDGDATTVRIDGEFTGAAVSLMAGKLKDSATAALIESLRKLDGLIVA; via the coding sequence ATGGCCGAAGTCAGTGCAGAGGCGCGCATCGAGGCGCCGGCCGGGAAGGTCTGGGCCCAGCTGACCGACTTCAGCACGTACGGGGAGTGGAACGCCACCCACACCAGCTTCCCCAAGGGCGGACCGGCCACGCTGGAGCTCGCGGGCACCTACGAGGAGAACATGAAGCTCATGGGCTTCCCGGCCGAGGTGACGTGGACGATCGCCGAGCTCGACGAAGGCCGCCTGCTGACGACCACGGGAAAGGGTCCGATGGGCGTCAACCTGAAGATGCGCTATGCGCTGACGCCGGACGGGGACGCCACCACGGTCCGCATCGACGGCGAGTTCACGGGGGCCGCGGTCTCCCTGATGGCCGGCAAACTCAAGGACTCGGCCACCGCCGCCCTCATCGAGTCGCTGCGCAAACTGGACGGACTGATCGTCGCCTGA
- a CDS encoding PhzF family phenazine biosynthesis protein, whose protein sequence is MRIRIVDAFTDRPFTGNPAGVLLLGPEGFPDDSRLQQIAAELNLSETAFAHPLPPGGAADWALRWFTPATEVDMCGHATLATAHVLHTTGAASGTVRFTARCGILTSTARPDGSLTLDFPTAPLTPEAAPQWLAAALGAEPVSVHDTGPHTGDLLVELADEAAVRALTPDFAALGAHSRRGVIATAAATGSGYDYVSRGFFPAVGIDEDPVTGSSHTALAPFWSARLGRDDLTGLQASARTGLVRTALRGDRTLLTGDAVTVLDGELLVAQ, encoded by the coding sequence ATGAGGATTCGAATCGTCGACGCGTTCACCGACCGCCCCTTCACCGGCAATCCCGCAGGCGTCCTGCTGCTGGGCCCGGAAGGCTTCCCGGACGACAGCCGGCTCCAGCAGATCGCGGCGGAGCTGAACCTGTCCGAGACCGCTTTCGCCCACCCGCTGCCGCCGGGCGGCGCCGCCGACTGGGCGCTGCGCTGGTTCACCCCGGCCACCGAGGTCGACATGTGCGGCCACGCCACCCTCGCCACCGCCCACGTCCTGCACACCACCGGCGCCGCGAGCGGCACGGTGCGCTTCACCGCCCGGTGCGGCATCCTCACCTCGACCGCCCGGCCCGACGGCTCGCTCACGCTCGACTTCCCCACCGCACCGCTGACCCCGGAGGCCGCGCCGCAGTGGCTGGCCGCCGCGCTGGGCGCGGAGCCCGTCTCCGTGCACGACACGGGCCCGCACACCGGCGACCTGCTGGTGGAGCTGGCCGACGAGGCGGCCGTACGGGCACTGACCCCGGATTTCGCGGCACTGGGCGCCCACTCGCGGCGCGGCGTCATCGCCACGGCCGCGGCCACCGGGTCCGGCTACGACTACGTCTCCCGCGGCTTCTTCCCGGCCGTGGGCATCGACGAGGACCCCGTCACGGGCAGCTCCCACACCGCCCTGGCGCCGTTCTGGTCGGCCCGGCTCGGCCGCGACGACCTGACCGGCCTCCAGGCGTCCGCCCGGACCGGCCTCGTACGCACCGCGCTGCGCGGCGACCGGACGCTGCTGACCGGTGACGCCGTCACCGTCCTGGACGGAGAACTGCTCGTCGCCCAGTAA
- a CDS encoding CPBP family intramembrane glutamic endopeptidase has product MADSYPQEAVSRRILRSETVLVLALSLGASGVSALISFVGSLTKPGGLKDQAATLNSSYAPGRPWLDLAWQLFGIATALVPVALVAHLLIREGTGLRAIGFDRTRPGSDLGRGTLVAAGIGSAGLAFYLLARAAGFNLTVVPESLPDVWWKFPVLILSAIQNSVLEEVIVVGYLLRRLGQLGWTPMAALVASSVLRGSYHLYQGIGGFIGNMVMGIVFVLLYRRWQRVGPLVAAHALLDIGAFVGYALLAGKVGWLPTP; this is encoded by the coding sequence GTGGCTGATTCTTATCCTCAGGAGGCCGTGTCACGACGGATCCTGCGGTCCGAGACGGTGCTGGTGCTGGCGCTCTCGCTGGGCGCCAGCGGGGTGTCTGCCCTGATCAGTTTTGTCGGATCGCTGACGAAACCAGGGGGTTTGAAGGATCAGGCGGCAACGCTCAACAGTTCCTACGCACCTGGCCGTCCCTGGCTGGATCTCGCCTGGCAACTCTTCGGTATCGCGACCGCGCTGGTGCCCGTCGCCCTGGTGGCCCATCTCCTGATCCGCGAGGGGACGGGCCTGCGGGCGATCGGCTTCGACCGGACCAGGCCGGGATCGGACCTGGGGCGCGGCACGCTGGTGGCGGCGGGCATCGGCAGCGCCGGGCTGGCCTTCTACCTGTTGGCGCGGGCCGCCGGATTCAACCTCACGGTCGTTCCCGAGTCGCTGCCGGACGTGTGGTGGAAGTTCCCGGTACTGATCCTTTCGGCGATCCAGAACTCCGTCCTGGAGGAAGTGATCGTCGTCGGATACCTGCTGCGCCGGCTGGGGCAGTTGGGCTGGACCCCGATGGCCGCCCTGGTGGCCAGTTCGGTGCTGCGCGGCTCGTACCACCTGTACCAGGGGATCGGCGGGTTCATCGGGAACATGGTGATGGGGATCGTCTTCGTACTGCTGTACCGCCGCTGGCAGCGCGTGGGGCCGCTGGTGGCCGCGCATGCCCTGCTCGACATCGGCGCGTTCGTCGGATACGCGCTGCTCGCCGGGAAGGTGGGCTGGCTGCCCACTCCGTGA
- a CDS encoding PadR family transcriptional regulator: protein MRSHGHEHGHGHGHGPCGPGERGRGDFEGRRAAFGQFGPPFGGGPFGGGPFGGGRGRGGGRGRARRGDVRASILALLKDRPMHGYEMIQEIGERSGGAWRPSPGSVYPTLQLLEDEGLIVSASEGGKKLFTLTDTGRTEAESGPEAPWEEAGRGVDWEGVNEIRQAGFGLMEAFGQVWKTGSADQREKALTVINDARKKLYLILADEH, encoded by the coding sequence ATGCGATCACATGGACACGAACACGGACATGGACACGGGCACGGTCCCTGCGGGCCGGGCGAGCGCGGACGGGGTGACTTCGAGGGGCGCCGGGCGGCCTTCGGGCAGTTCGGACCGCCGTTCGGCGGCGGGCCCTTCGGCGGTGGCCCCTTCGGGGGCGGGCGCGGCAGGGGCGGCGGCCGGGGAAGGGCACGCCGCGGTGACGTACGCGCCTCGATCCTGGCGCTGCTGAAGGACCGGCCGATGCACGGCTACGAGATGATCCAGGAGATCGGCGAGCGCAGCGGCGGGGCCTGGCGGCCCAGTCCCGGCTCGGTGTACCCGACCCTCCAGCTCCTGGAGGACGAGGGCCTGATCGTCAGTGCCAGCGAGGGCGGCAAGAAGCTGTTCACGCTGACCGACACCGGCCGCACCGAGGCGGAGTCGGGCCCCGAGGCGCCCTGGGAAGAGGCCGGCCGCGGCGTCGACTGGGAAGGCGTCAACGAGATCCGGCAGGCCGGTTTCGGCCTGATGGAGGCGTTCGGCCAGGTCTGGAAGACCGGGTCGGCCGACCAGCGCGAGAAGGCGCTCACCGTCATCAACGACGCCCGTAAGAAGCTCTACCTGATTCTCGCCGACGAGCACTGA
- a CDS encoding substrate-binding and VWA domain-containing protein — translation MGRHSLPDDYTADGSGDRPRNRRRTVAIATALVLAVAAGTAVAAQGGLLSFSKSCEDSAVHLSMVASPDIAPAVRAVADKARKDDLRSDGHCVDVEVLARDSYKVADALAAGTGKPDYQMWLPDSDLWLGRAKGTGDAVPVTPGDSVASSPVALAMVPSAAKTLGWPKKKYTWAELMASATESDKVRLGSADPARSATGLLALTSIGASFDKLGGDSDTRVAATAKLLAQRMSDSDTQVPGTLAGDGSGAEEGNPSRNQAVLLSEQAAFAHNAESTDAGKLDLFYPTDGTPLLDYPFALVNEDQLSTEKSRAALRFMTLLSEDSAQRTLEEHGFRTVDGTAGETLVASAGGRSPQPYATSPATAPSDDTLQETLGMWTITVQSARLTTVVDASGSMATIVPGRNQSRMDVTKASLIEALNQFTPNDEIGLWEFATRLDGDKDYRRLVATSRLGEKTKGGGTHRAKLADAFSALQPVPDGATGLYDTTLAAYKEAQRTYVKGKFNAVVILTDGSNQDDRSISRSALIAELTRIADPERPVPLLAIAVGPDADREEVNQIAKVTGGGGYQVNDPAEIQAVILQAVMTAGQSGRAARE, via the coding sequence ATGGGACGTCACAGCTTGCCCGACGACTACACGGCGGACGGAAGCGGGGACCGTCCACGGAACCGCCGTCGTACCGTAGCCATCGCCACCGCGCTCGTTCTCGCCGTGGCGGCGGGAACGGCGGTAGCGGCCCAGGGGGGCTTGCTCTCGTTCTCGAAGTCCTGCGAGGACTCCGCGGTGCACCTGTCCATGGTGGCCTCGCCCGACATCGCGCCCGCCGTGCGCGCGGTGGCCGACAAGGCCCGCAAGGACGATCTGAGATCCGACGGCCACTGCGTCGACGTGGAAGTGCTGGCCCGCGACTCGTACAAGGTCGCCGACGCACTGGCCGCCGGCACCGGCAAGCCCGACTACCAGATGTGGCTGCCGGACTCCGACCTCTGGCTGGGCCGCGCGAAGGGGACCGGCGACGCCGTGCCGGTCACCCCGGGCGACTCCGTGGCCTCCTCCCCCGTGGCCCTGGCCATGGTGCCCTCGGCCGCCAAGACCCTCGGCTGGCCGAAGAAGAAGTACACCTGGGCCGAGCTGATGGCCTCGGCAACGGAGTCCGACAAGGTGCGGCTGGGCTCGGCCGACCCGGCGCGCAGCGCCACCGGTCTGCTGGCCCTCACCAGCATCGGCGCGTCCTTTGACAAGCTGGGCGGGGACAGCGACACGAGGGTCGCGGCCACCGCCAAACTCCTCGCCCAGCGGATGTCCGACAGCGACACCCAGGTGCCCGGGACACTGGCCGGCGACGGCTCGGGCGCCGAGGAGGGCAATCCCTCCCGCAACCAGGCGGTGCTGCTCTCCGAGCAGGCCGCCTTCGCCCACAACGCCGAGTCGACCGATGCGGGCAAGCTCGACCTCTTCTACCCCACGGACGGCACCCCGCTGCTCGACTATCCCTTCGCGCTGGTCAACGAGGACCAGCTGAGCACGGAGAAGAGCCGGGCGGCCCTGCGGTTCATGACCCTGCTGTCCGAGGACAGCGCGCAGCGCACGCTGGAGGAGCACGGTTTCCGGACCGTCGACGGCACGGCGGGCGAGACGCTGGTCGCGTCGGCGGGCGGCAGGTCGCCTCAGCCGTACGCCACCTCACCCGCCACCGCGCCCTCGGACGACACGCTTCAGGAAACACTCGGCATGTGGACGATCACCGTGCAGAGCGCGCGGCTCACCACGGTCGTCGATGCCTCGGGGTCGATGGCCACGATCGTGCCGGGCCGCAACCAGTCCCGGATGGACGTCACCAAGGCGTCCCTGATCGAGGCCCTGAACCAGTTCACCCCGAACGACGAGATCGGCCTCTGGGAGTTCGCCACCAGGCTCGACGGCGACAAGGACTACCGCCGGCTGGTGGCGACCAGCCGGCTCGGGGAGAAGACGAAGGGCGGCGGCACCCACCGCGCGAAGCTGGCCGACGCGTTCTCGGCGCTGCAGCCGGTGCCGGACGGGGCGACCGGGCTGTACGACACCACGCTGGCCGCCTACAAGGAGGCGCAGCGCACCTACGTGAAGGGCAAGTTCAACGCCGTGGTGATCCTGACCGACGGCTCGAACCAGGACGACCGTTCCATCTCGCGCAGCGCCCTGATCGCGGAACTCACCCGGATCGCCGACCCCGAGCGGCCGGTTCCGCTGCTCGCCATCGCGGTCGGCCCCGACGCCGACCGCGAAGAGGTGAACCAGATAGCCAAGGTGACCGGTGGGGGCGGCTACCAGGTCAACGACCCGGCCGAGATCCAGGCGGTGATCCTTCAGGCCGTCATGACCGCGGGGCAGAGCGGCCGCGCCGCCCGGGAATAG
- a CDS encoding Clp protease N-terminal domain-containing protein, producing MQNRTPRIPQQPAPNHRAETDAELTDELAAVVTGARRRALRDGDQQIDTAHLLHSLIESDPAVRTAFDGGPQLARVLGYLVQRSIGYGLRWQGAIEDSGAIPLVPAAPNASAEGWSPGAAAAMEEAHRRARLLGRERACGLDLLAALAADRQCRAVEVLERAGVDAALLADRIIGASGQG from the coding sequence GTGCAGAACCGGACACCGCGGATTCCTCAGCAACCCGCACCGAACCACCGTGCCGAGACGGACGCCGAACTCACCGATGAGCTGGCCGCCGTGGTGACGGGTGCGCGCAGGCGCGCCCTCCGCGACGGCGATCAGCAGATCGACACGGCTCATCTGCTGCACTCCCTGATCGAATCCGACCCGGCGGTCCGCACCGCTTTCGACGGCGGACCGCAGCTGGCCAGGGTGCTCGGCTATCTCGTCCAGCGCAGTATCGGCTACGGGCTCCGCTGGCAGGGCGCGATCGAGGACTCCGGAGCGATCCCGCTGGTCCCCGCCGCACCGAACGCGTCGGCCGAGGGCTGGTCGCCGGGCGCCGCAGCCGCGATGGAGGAGGCCCACCGGCGCGCGCGGCTCCTCGGCCGGGAGCGGGCCTGCGGCCTCGATCTGCTCGCCGCGCTCGCCGCGGACCGGCAGTGCCGGGCCGTCGAGGTCCTGGAGCGGGCGGGAGTGGACGCGGCGCTGCTCGCGGACCGGATCATCGGCGCCTCCGGCCAGGGCTGA
- the gcvP gene encoding aminomethyl-transferring glycine dehydrogenase has translation MTPRRTSLSQLEQGIPFEQRHIGPDAAAQAKMLAQVGYGSLDELTAAAVPDVIRSAEALQLPTARTEAEVLAELRSLADRNQVLAPMIGLGYYGTFTPPVILRNVMENPAWYTAYTPYQPEISQGRLEALLNFQTMVADLTGLPTSGASLLDEGTAAAEAMALARRVGKVKNGVFLVDADALPQTVAVIRTRAEPTGVEVVVADLADGIPAEIAERGVFGVLLQYPGASGAVRDLAPVIEQSHELGAIVTVAADLLALTLLTSPGELGADIAVGTTQRFGVPMGFGGPHAGFMAVREKFARSLPGRLVGVSVDADGNKAYRLALQTREQHIRREKATSNICTAQVLLAVMAGMYAVYHGPEGLRTIARRTHRYAAILAEGLRAAGADVVTGAHFDTLTVRVPGRAAEVVADARERGVNLRLVDGDLVSLACDETTTRTEIASVWAAFGVTGDIEALDATTADALPEGLLRSDAVLTHPVFHQHRSETAMLRYLRKLADRDYALDRGMIPLGSCTMKLNATAEMESITWPEFGALHPFAPAEQAQGFLTLIRELEERLAEVTGYDAVSIQPNAGSQGEFAGLLAVRAYHRANGDEERTVCLIPSSAHGTNAASAVMAGMKVVVVKTADDGEVDIQDLRAKIEQYREQLAVLMITYPSTHGVFEEHVADICAEVHDAGGQVYVDGANLNALVGLAKPGHFGGDVSHLNLHKTFCIPHGGGGPGVGPVGVRAHLAPYLPNHPLQPAAGPETGVGPISAAPWGSAGILPISWAYVRLMGGEGLKRATQVAVLAANYIAKRLEPHYPILYNGPAGLVAHECIVDLRPISRATGVSIDDVAKRLIDYGFHSPTMSFPVAGTLMIEPTESEDLAELDRFCDTMIAIRGEIEKVASGEWSADDNPLGNAPHTAAALGGDWAHGYSREVAVFPAGVTAADKYWPPVRRIDGAFGDRNLVCSCPPLDEYDN, from the coding sequence ATGACCCCCCGTCGCACTTCGCTCTCCCAGCTCGAACAGGGAATCCCCTTCGAGCAGCGTCATATCGGTCCCGACGCCGCGGCGCAGGCGAAGATGCTCGCCCAGGTCGGTTACGGCTCGCTCGACGAGCTCACCGCGGCCGCGGTGCCCGATGTCATCCGGAGCGCCGAGGCGCTGCAGCTTCCGACGGCCCGTACCGAGGCCGAGGTGCTGGCCGAACTGCGGTCGCTCGCCGACCGCAACCAGGTGCTGGCCCCGATGATCGGGCTCGGCTACTACGGCACGTTCACCCCGCCGGTGATCCTGCGCAACGTCATGGAGAACCCCGCCTGGTACACGGCCTACACGCCGTATCAGCCGGAGATCTCGCAGGGCCGCCTCGAAGCCCTCCTCAACTTCCAGACGATGGTCGCTGACCTGACCGGGCTGCCCACCTCCGGTGCCTCGCTGCTGGACGAGGGCACCGCCGCCGCCGAGGCGATGGCGCTCGCGCGGCGCGTCGGCAAGGTGAAGAACGGCGTCTTCCTGGTCGACGCCGACGCCCTCCCGCAGACCGTCGCCGTGATCCGGACCCGCGCCGAACCGACCGGTGTCGAGGTCGTCGTGGCCGACCTGGCCGACGGCATCCCGGCCGAGATCGCCGAGCGCGGTGTCTTCGGCGTCCTGCTGCAGTACCCGGGCGCCTCCGGAGCCGTGCGCGACCTCGCTCCCGTCATCGAGCAGTCCCACGAGCTCGGCGCGATCGTCACCGTCGCCGCCGACCTGCTGGCGCTCACCCTGCTCACCTCGCCCGGTGAGCTGGGCGCGGACATCGCGGTTGGCACCACGCAGCGCTTCGGTGTGCCGATGGGCTTCGGCGGACCGCACGCCGGGTTCATGGCCGTGCGCGAGAAGTTCGCCCGCAGCCTGCCGGGCCGCCTCGTCGGCGTCTCCGTGGACGCGGACGGCAACAAGGCCTACCGGCTGGCCCTCCAGACCCGTGAGCAGCACATCCGCCGCGAGAAGGCCACCAGCAACATCTGCACCGCCCAGGTGCTGCTCGCCGTGATGGCCGGCATGTACGCCGTCTACCACGGCCCGGAAGGGCTGCGGACGATCGCCCGCCGGACCCACCGCTACGCCGCGATCCTGGCCGAGGGGCTGCGCGCCGCCGGTGCGGACGTGGTGACCGGAGCCCACTTCGACACGCTCACCGTCCGGGTTCCGGGCCGGGCCGCGGAGGTCGTCGCCGACGCCCGCGAGCGCGGGGTGAACCTGCGGCTCGTCGACGGCGACCTCGTCTCGCTCGCCTGCGACGAGACGACCACGCGTACGGAGATCGCGTCCGTCTGGGCGGCCTTCGGCGTCACCGGCGACATCGAGGCGCTGGACGCCACGACCGCCGACGCGCTGCCCGAGGGGCTGCTGCGCTCCGACGCCGTGCTGACCCACCCGGTCTTCCACCAGCACCGTTCCGAGACCGCGATGCTCCGCTACCTGCGCAAGCTCGCCGACCGCGACTACGCGCTGGACCGCGGCATGATCCCGCTCGGCTCCTGCACCATGAAGCTGAACGCGACCGCCGAGATGGAGTCGATCACCTGGCCCGAGTTCGGCGCCCTGCACCCCTTCGCGCCGGCCGAGCAGGCGCAGGGCTTCCTGACGCTGATCCGGGAGCTGGAGGAGCGGCTGGCCGAGGTCACCGGTTACGACGCGGTGTCCATCCAGCCGAACGCGGGCTCGCAGGGCGAGTTCGCGGGGCTGCTGGCCGTCCGGGCGTACCACCGTGCCAACGGTGACGAGGAGCGGACCGTCTGCCTGATCCCGTCCTCGGCGCACGGCACCAACGCGGCCAGTGCCGTGATGGCCGGGATGAAGGTCGTCGTGGTGAAGACGGCCGACGACGGCGAGGTCGACATCCAGGACCTCCGCGCCAAGATCGAGCAGTACCGCGAGCAGCTCGCCGTGCTCATGATCACCTACCCGTCGACGCACGGTGTCTTCGAGGAGCACGTCGCGGACATCTGCGCCGAGGTGCACGACGCCGGCGGTCAGGTCTACGTCGACGGCGCCAACCTCAACGCGCTGGTCGGCCTGGCCAAGCCGGGCCACTTCGGGGGCGACGTCTCGCACCTGAACCTGCACAAGACCTTCTGCATCCCGCACGGCGGCGGCGGCCCCGGCGTCGGCCCGGTGGGCGTGCGCGCGCACCTCGCGCCGTACCTGCCGAACCACCCGCTGCAGCCCGCAGCGGGTCCGGAGACCGGGGTCGGCCCGATCTCGGCCGCCCCGTGGGGCTCGGCCGGCATCCTGCCGATCTCCTGGGCGTACGTACGCCTGATGGGCGGCGAGGGCCTGAAGCGTGCGACGCAGGTCGCCGTACTCGCGGCGAACTACATCGCCAAGCGCCTCGAGCCGCACTACCCGATCCTGTACAACGGCCCGGCCGGGCTCGTCGCGCACGAGTGCATCGTGGACCTGCGGCCGATCTCCAGGGCGACCGGCGTCAGCATCGACGACGTGGCCAAGCGGCTCATCGACTACGGCTTCCACTCACCGACCATGTCGTTCCCGGTCGCGGGCACGCTGATGATCGAGCCGACCGAGAGCGAGGACCTCGCGGAGCTGGACCGCTTCTGCGACACGATGATCGCCATTCGCGGCGAGATCGAGAAGGTGGCCTCCGGCGAGTGGAGCGCGGACGACAACCCGCTGGGCAACGCCCCGCACACCGCCGCCGCGCTGGGCGGCGACTGGGCGCACGGCTACAGCCGTGAGGTGGCGGTCTTCCCGGCCGGGGTCACCGCGGCCGACAAGTACTGGCCGCCGGTGCGCCGCATCGACGGTGCGTTCGGTGACCGTAACCTCGTCTGCTCCTGCCCGCCGCTGGACGAGTACGACAACTGA
- a CDS encoding DUF5999 family protein gives MCQHQPPCPTADSADREAARLVAHHPEQGWSLLCNGVLLFEDTGELLPDGQIIAPHRPLGTGRVMKAA, from the coding sequence ATGTGTCAGCACCAGCCACCCTGCCCCACAGCCGACTCAGCCGACCGGGAGGCCGCCCGCCTGGTGGCACACCACCCGGAACAGGGCTGGAGCCTGCTGTGCAACGGCGTCCTGCTCTTCGAGGACACCGGTGAGCTGCTCCCGGACGGGCAGATCATCGCGCCGCACCGGCCGCTGGGAACGGGCCGGGTGATGAAGGCCGCCTGA
- a CDS encoding glutamate-cysteine ligase family protein: protein MGEKVVAGAFDLSDRQKYRRKLHQCLEGLERLLAERRFDRPRNLMGMEIELNLAGSDGMPKMLNGQVLERIASRDFQTELGMFNLEVNIVPHRLDGRVLDQLAEELRTGLGYADRKAGEVDAGIMMIGILPTVGSEDMVRGNLSDGDRYTLLNDQMVAARGEDFSLDIEGVERLVCTSGSIAPEAACTSVQLHLQVTPERFSDVWNAAQAVAAVQVAVGANSPFLFGRELWRESRPPLFQQATDTRPPELQNQGVRPRTWFGERWTGSVYDLFEENVRYFPPLLPICDEEEPLRVLDEGGVPRLQELVLHNGTVYRWNRPVYGLSDGVPHLRVENRVLPAGPTVADVIANAALYYGLVRALAEEPRPVWTRMPFAAAAENFDTACRRGIDAELLWPRPGRAGGLTRVPAVKLVRDELLPLAAAGLDAWNIEPADRDRYLGIIEERCKRRTNGASWQADTYHRAREAGLGRDAALAAMTRRYAELMQSGEPVHSWPVGIPGA from the coding sequence ATGGGGGAGAAGGTCGTTGCGGGCGCCTTTGACCTGTCCGATCGGCAGAAGTACCGACGGAAGCTCCACCAGTGCCTGGAGGGGCTGGAGAGGCTCCTGGCGGAGCGGCGATTCGACCGGCCGCGCAACCTCATGGGCATGGAGATCGAGCTGAATCTGGCGGGCTCCGACGGCATGCCGAAGATGTTGAATGGACAGGTACTCGAGCGCATCGCGAGCCGGGATTTCCAGACAGAACTCGGGATGTTCAATCTGGAAGTGAACATTGTTCCCCATCGCCTGGACGGCCGCGTTCTCGATCAGCTGGCCGAGGAGCTGCGGACCGGCCTGGGATATGCCGACCGGAAGGCCGGCGAGGTCGATGCCGGGATCATGATGATCGGAATACTGCCCACCGTCGGCAGCGAGGACATGGTCCGCGGGAACCTCTCCGACGGGGATCGCTACACACTGTTGAACGACCAAATGGTGGCGGCGCGCGGCGAGGATTTCTCCCTGGATATCGAAGGTGTGGAGCGACTGGTCTGTACCTCCGGGTCGATCGCGCCGGAAGCCGCCTGCACCTCCGTCCAACTGCATCTGCAGGTCACCCCGGAGCGGTTCTCGGACGTGTGGAACGCCGCCCAGGCCGTCGCCGCGGTCCAGGTGGCAGTGGGGGCCAATTCGCCCTTCCTGTTCGGCCGGGAGCTGTGGCGGGAGTCGCGTCCGCCACTCTTCCAGCAGGCCACGGACACCAGGCCGCCCGAACTGCAGAACCAGGGGGTGCGTCCCAGGACCTGGTTCGGGGAGCGGTGGACCGGTTCGGTGTACGACCTCTTCGAGGAGAACGTGCGCTACTTCCCCCCGCTCCTGCCCATCTGCGACGAGGAGGAACCGCTGCGGGTCCTCGACGAGGGCGGGGTGCCCCGGCTCCAGGAACTCGTCCTGCACAACGGCACGGTCTACCGCTGGAACCGCCCGGTGTACGGGCTGTCCGACGGCGTCCCCCACCTCCGGGTGGAGAACCGGGTGCTGCCCGCAGGGCCGACGGTCGCCGACGTGATCGCCAACGCCGCGCTCTACTACGGGCTCGTGCGGGCGCTCGCCGAGGAGCCCCGCCCGGTGTGGACCAGGATGCCGTTCGCCGCGGCAGCCGAGAACTTCGACACCGCCTGTCGCCGGGGCATCGACGCCGAGCTGCTCTGGCCCAGGCCCGGCCGCGCCGGCGGGCTGACCCGGGTGCCGGCCGTCAAGCTCGTACGGGACGAACTGCTTCCGCTGGCGGCCGCCGGGCTCGACGCCTGGAACATCGAGCCCGCCGACCGCGACCGTTACCTCGGCATCATCGAGGAGCGCTGCAAGCGCCGGACCAACGGGGCGTCCTGGCAGGCCGACACCTATCACCGGGCGCGGGAGGCCGGGCTGGGGCGGGACGCCGCACTCGCCGCCATGACCCGCCGGTACGCCGAACTGATGCAGTCCGGCGAGCCCGTGCACAGCTGGCCGGTGGGCATCCCGGGCGCATGA
- a CDS encoding DMT family transporter — MHASQGRSAGLGLALASAFAFGGSGVAAKPLIEAGLDPLHVVWLRVAGAALVMLPVAWHHRSLVRSRPVLLLGFGLLAVAGVQACYFAAISRIPVGVALLVEYLAPALVLGWVRFVQRRPVTRAAAVGVVLAVGGLTCVVEVWSGLSFDAVGLLLALGAACCQVGYFVLSAQGSGEQAAGAEPPHPVGVIAYGLLVGAVVLTAVARPWGMDWSLLGGNTVMNGTDVPAWLLLVWIVLLATVIAYVTGVVSVRLLSPAVAGVVACLEAVIATVLAWVLLGEHLAAPQLIGGFLVLFGAFIAQSSTPKAPSGPLASGSVASGPGGELAGTEGELSADRAAS, encoded by the coding sequence ATGCACGCGTCTCAGGGGAGAAGCGCCGGCCTGGGACTCGCCCTCGCCTCGGCCTTCGCATTCGGCGGTTCCGGAGTGGCGGCCAAGCCGCTGATCGAGGCGGGGCTCGACCCGCTCCATGTGGTGTGGCTCCGGGTGGCGGGCGCCGCGCTCGTCATGCTGCCGGTGGCCTGGCACCACCGCTCACTGGTGCGGAGCCGGCCCGTGCTGCTGCTCGGCTTCGGCCTGCTCGCCGTCGCGGGCGTCCAGGCCTGCTACTTCGCGGCTATCTCGCGCATCCCGGTCGGCGTCGCGCTGCTGGTCGAATACCTCGCACCGGCTCTCGTCCTGGGCTGGGTGCGCTTCGTCCAGCGACGCCCGGTGACCCGGGCCGCCGCCGTCGGCGTGGTCCTGGCCGTGGGCGGTCTGACGTGCGTGGTCGAGGTGTGGTCCGGGCTGAGCTTCGACGCCGTCGGACTGCTGCTCGCACTCGGTGCCGCCTGCTGCCAGGTCGGCTACTTCGTCCTCTCCGCCCAGGGCAGCGGCGAACAGGCGGCCGGCGCCGAGCCGCCGCACCCGGTCGGCGTCATCGCCTACGGGCTGCTGGTCGGCGCCGTCGTCCTCACCGCGGTGGCCAGGCCGTGGGGCATGGACTGGTCCCTGCTCGGCGGGAACACGGTCATGAACGGCACGGATGTGCCCGCCTGGCTGCTGCTCGTCTGGATCGTGCTGCTCGCCACCGTCATCGCGTACGTCACCGGCGTCGTCTCGGTGCGGCTGCTCTCCCCGGCGGTCGCGGGCGTCGTCGCCTGTCTGGAAGCGGTCATCGCGACCGTGCTCGCCTGGGTGCTGCTCGGGGAACACCTGGCGGCCCCGCAGCTCATCGGCGGGTTCCTGGTGCTGTTCGGCGCCTTCATCGCGCAGTCCTCGACACCGAAGGCACCCTCGGGGCCCCTCGCTTCGGGGTCCGTCGCTTCAGGGCCGGGCGGTGAGCTCGCCGGGACCGAGGGGGAGTTGTCCGCGGACCGTGCCGCCTCGTAG